One Glycine soja cultivar W05 chromosome 2, ASM419377v2, whole genome shotgun sequence genomic region harbors:
- the LOC114395582 gene encoding metalloendoproteinase 1, translated as MTLRNHQELLVALAILYFLATSLPSVSAHGPYAWDGEATYKFTTYHPGQNYKGLSNVKNYFHHLGYIPNAPHFDDNFDDTLVSAIKTYQKNYNLNVTGKFDINTLKQIMTPRCGVPDIIINTNKTTSFGMISDYTFFKDMPRWQAGTTQLTYAFSPEPRLDDTFKSAIARAFSKWTPVVNIAFQETTSYETANIKILFASKNHGDPYPFDGPGGILGHAFAPTDGRCHFDADEYWVASGDVTKSPVTSAFDLESVAVHEIGHLLGLGHSSDLRAIMYPSIPPRTRKVNLAQDDIDGIRKLYGINP; from the coding sequence ATGACTCTCCGCAACCACCAAGAGCTCTTGGTTGCTCTTGCAATTCTATATTTTCTTGCCACCTCACTCCCTTCAGTTTCAGCTCATGGCCCATATGCATGGGATGGGGAGGCCACATATAAATTCACTACTTACCACCCTGGCCAAAACTACAAAGGTTTATCCAATGTCAAAAACTACTTCCACCATCTCGGCTACATCCCCAATGCACCACACTTCGACGACAACTTCGATGACACCCTCGTATCTGCCATCAAAACCTACCAAAAGAATTACAACCTCAACGTCACCGGCAAGTTCGACATCAACACTCTTAAACAAATCATGACACCCCGGTGTGGCGTCCCCGACATAATAATCAACACAAACAAAACCACATCGTTTGGCATGATCTCGGACTATACCTTCTTCAAAGACATGCCGCGGTGGCAAGCTGGAACCACACAACTCACCTACGCTTTCTCCCCGGAGCCAAGACTTGATGACACTTTCAAAAGCGCGATTGCAAGGGCCTTCAGCAAGTGGACCCCAGTGGTGAACATCGCGTTCCAGGAGACGACGTCGTATGAAACAGCCAACATTAAGATTCTTTTCGCGAGTAAGAACCACGGTGATCCGTATCCTTTTGATGGTCCAGGTGGGATATTGGGCCATGCATTCGCTCCCACTGATGGGAGGTGCCACTTTGACGCCGACGAATATTGGGTGGCGTCTGGCGATGTCACCAAATCGCCGGTGACAAGTGCGTTTGACCTTGAATCTGTGGCAGTGCACGAGATCGGGCACTTGCTCGGATTAGGCCACTCGTCGGACCTAAGAGCCATCATGTATCCTTCTATACCACCTCGAACTAGGAAGGTGAATCTAGCGCAAGATGATATAGACGGGATTCGAAAGCTCTATGGTATCAACCCCTAA